Proteins from one Mus pahari chromosome 18, PAHARI_EIJ_v1.1, whole genome shotgun sequence genomic window:
- the Mcfd2 gene encoding multiple coagulation factor deficiency protein 2, which produces MATLQLLRAPLLCVLLWVFCAPGARAQEHGAGVHHGSVGLDKSTVHDQEHIMEHLEGVINQPEAEMSPQELQLHYFKMHDYDGNSLLDGLELSTAITHVHKEEGSEQAPVMSEDELVSIIDGVLRDDDKNNDGYIDYAEFAKSLQ; this is translated from the exons ATGGCAACTCTACAGCTGCTCAGAGCTCCCTTGCTGTGTGTCCTGCTTTGGGTCTTTTGTGCTCCAGGTGCCAGAGCCCAGGAGCACGGGGCTGGTGTCCATCATGGCAGCGTGGGCCTGGACAAGAGCACAGTGCACGACCAAGA GCACATCATGGAACATCTGGAAGGTGTCATCAACCAGCCAGAGGCAGAGATGTCCCCACAGGAACTGCAGCTCCATTACTTCAAAATGCATGATTATGACGGCAACAGTTTACTTGACGGCCTAGAGCTCTCCACAGCCATCACTCACGTGCACAAGGAG GAGGGGAGTGAGCAGGCCCCAGTCATGAGCGAGGATGAGCTCGTCAGCATCATAGATGGCGTCCTGAGGGACGATGACAAGAACAACGACGGCTACATCGACTACGCTGAGTTTGCAAAGTCACTGCAGTAG